From a single Schistosoma mansoni strain Puerto Rico chromosome 4, complete genome genomic region:
- a CDS encoding huntingtin interacting protein-related, with protein sequence MAGYPHHFVTAHLGYPGYAHAAYVPASIPNPANSVTQLSAAQINAGWVEHHSHDGRKYYYNTFTQQTTWEKPQELKTQREKILCNCPWKEFKSENGKPYYFNENTKQSIWIKPQELIDAENQAAACNAAANSTVPEQPPSMPPVTPCTPATPKDDVNKPPEPSEIERAMKATLASFDTSDTGPSSISIPLPPEKVGDSDKDESDEEKPVSNPHITTFSPNTQTVPEYKTRAEMAEGLRRLFRDCNVPGGATWEQALKLISGDPRYSILRTFNEKKQIFNVYKTQRLKEEREEQRIRIKRAKEDLEKYLLKCNKLHSTMSYRRVDQLLSDTKEWTDVPDRDRREIFDDVMQEVGKREREEAKILRKRNVRVFNEILSEMLDLTYRTTWSEAQQMLLDNTRFTGDVDLQNLDKEDALVCFEEHICMLEQEHDEDKERERRRQKREQRKNREAFIVLLDELHEQKLLTSMSLWKDLYHIINKDDRFHKMLAQRGSTPLDLFKFYVEALRARFPAEKKIIKEILKYNCTPIDLSVSYEDFCSIISSDERSKGIDEGNMRMTYDGLLEKAQGRERERQRDDARRMRKLEQNFCEMLTNSSFIQSNTSWEEVREKLSDHPAFKGLSLESERIRLFKEYIISIDNSNEDAHRSRKDKHLCERSASIQDVEKDVDAMKDQKKKQTVSPSPAPSEHSHTRRSDDERGSSQKRKHRKSKKSKHRKSKHHKHHKNTDKRQDEELEEGEAADDDDEDDEAANPQTGDRASGSKRHHHHRRGQRSRTSDPEDGEEVESTSDGEFCDRDSKRKRR encoded by the exons ATGGCAGGTTATCCTCATCATTTTGTTACTGCTCACCTTGGTTATCCTGGTTATGCTCACGCAGCCTACGTGCCTGCGTCGATTCCTAATCCAGCTAACTCTGTCACCCAGTTGTCAGCTGCCCAAATCAATGCAGGTTGGGTAGAGCACCATTCTCATGATGGGAGAAAATACTACTATAATACATTCACTCAACAGACGACTTGGGAAAAACCTCAAGAGTTGAAGACTCAGCGTGAGAAAATACTTTGCAACTGTCCATGGAAAGAGTTTAAATCCGAAAACGGAAAACCTTACTATTTTAATGAGAATACAAAACAATCAATATGGATCAAACCGCAAGAACTTATAGACGCTGAAAACCAAGCAGCCGCCTGTAATGCAGCTGCGAATTCTACGGTCCCCGAACAACCACCAAGTATGCCTCCGGTTACACCGTGTACACCAGCCACCCCAAAAGATGACGTTAATAAGCCTCCTGAGCCTTCAGAAATAGAAAGGGCAATGAAGGCAACTCTGGCCTCTTTTGATACGTCAGATACTGGACCTTCATCAATTTCGATTCCACTACCTCCGGAAAAAGTAGGTGACAGTGATAAAGATGAAAGTGACGAAGAGAAGCCTGTATCTAATCCACATATAACTACATTTTCACCAAATACTCAGACAGTGCCAGAATATAAGACCCGAGCAGAAATGGCAGAAGGTCTTAGGAGGCTTTTCAGGGATTGCAATGTCCCTGGTGGGGCTACGTGGGAGCAAGCACTAAAGTTAATCTCCGGGGATCCTCGTTACTCCATCTTGAGGACGTTTAATGAAAAAAAGCAAATATTTAATGTTTACAAAACTCAAAGGTTAAAAGAAGAACGCGAGGAGCAAAGAATAAGAATTAAAAGGGCGAAAGAGGATCTAGAAAAGTATCTTCTAAAATGCAATAAGCTGCACTCAACTATGTCATACCGTAGAGTAGATCAACTACTGTCGGACACGAAGGAATGGACTGATGTCCCCGATCGAGATCGCCGTGAAATATTCGATGATGTCATGCAAGAGGTAGGTAAGCGTGAACGAGAAGAAGCTAAGATTTTGCGAAAAAGGAATGTACGAGTATTTAATGAAATTCTTAGTGAGATGCTTGATCTTACATATCGGACGACCTGGAGCGAAGCACAACAAATGCTGCTTGATAATACCAG ATTCACTGGAGATGTGGATTTACAAAACTTAGATAAAGAGGATGCCCTTGTCTGTTTTGAAGAGCATATTTGCATGCTTGAACAAGAGCACGACGAAGATAAAGAACGCGAACGTCGGAGACAAAAAAGGGAACAACGAAAGAATCGAGAAGCATTCATAGTTTTACTTGATGAATTGCACGAACAGAAATTACTCACTTCTATGTCTCTATGGAAAGATCTATACCATATAATAAACAA AGATGATCGATTTCACAAAATGCTTGCTCAACGTGGTTCTACTCCATTGGATTTATTTAAGTTCTATGTTGAAGCATTAAGAGCTCGTTTCCCAGCTGAGAAGAAGATTATCAAAGAGATTTTAAAATACAACTGTACACCGATCGACTTGTCTGTTTCATACGAAGATTTTTGTTCA ATAATAAGCTCTGATGAACGCAGCAAAGGAATAGATGAAGGAAATATGCGTATGACGTATGACGGTCTACTAGAAAAAGCTCAAGGTCGTGAACGTGAACGCCAAAGAGATGATGCTAGGCGTATGAGAAAACTTGAACAAAACTTCTGTGAAATGCTTACAAATTCCTCCTTCATTCAGTCCAATACTAGTTGGGAAGAAGTTCGAGAAAAATTGAGTGACCATCCTGCCTTCAAA GGTTTGTCGTTGGAATCAGAAAGGATTCGACTCTTTAAAGAGTATATTATTTCAATTGACAACTCAAATGAAGACGCTCATCGGTCTCGTAAAGATAAACATTTATGCGAGAG GTCTGCTTCTATTCAAGATGTTGAAAAAGATGTCGATGCAATGAAAGAtcagaagaaaaaacaaactgtTTCCCCTTCCCCAGCTCCTTCAGAACATAGTCATACTCGTAGGTCGGACGATGAAAGGGGATCATCACAGAAGCGTAAACATCGTAAATCAAAGAAATCAAAACATCGCAAATCAAAGCACCATAAACATCACAAAAATACAGACAAGCGTCAAGATGAAGAATTAGAAGAAGGAGaagctgctgatgatgatgacgaggATGATGAGGCTGCGAATCCTCAAACTGGTGATCGTGCCAGTGGTAGT